In a genomic window of Epinephelus lanceolatus isolate andai-2023 chromosome 3, ASM4190304v1, whole genome shotgun sequence:
- the LOC117254731 gene encoding lipopolysaccharide-induced tumor necrosis factor-alpha factor homolog produces the protein MMEPPSYEEASLHAPAHGTAAYPPPPSYDASLHAPPSPPPTYGEAVTVQPDPFPVLTVPTGVTSQNSGFIIHPITQIGVTQPVSSRQSQPAVVTQPLPVPVSVSHLEEFPSLIVCPHCHHSVTTKVTHQPGKAAWCMCVLLTMMGFVCGCCLIPLMVQSLQDVHHSCPNCGNHLHTFAR, from the exons CACGGCACAGCAGCatacccccctcccccctcctatGACGCCTCCCTCCACGCCcccccatcacctcctcccACCTATGGAGAAGCAG ttacAGTCCAGCCAGATCCTTTTCCTGTCCTGACGGTGCCAACTGGTGTGACGTCACAAAACTCTGGATTCATAATCCATCCAATTACACAAA TTGGTGTAACACAGCCTGTCAGCAGCCGACAATCTCAGCCAGCAGTTGTGACGCAGCCACTGCCGGTTCCTGTCTCAGTGTCACATCTGGAGGAATTCCCCAGTTTGATAGTCTGCCCTCACTGCCACCACTCCGTCACCACTAAAGTCACTCACCAGCCAGGAAAGGCTGCCTGGTGCATGTGTGTTCTTCTAACAATGATGGG ttttgtttgtggATGCTGTCTGATACCGCTGATGGTCCAAAGCCTACAAGACGTACATCATTCCTGCCCAAATTGTGGAAACCACTTGCACACGTTCGCAAGATGa